In a genomic window of Actinomycetota bacterium:
- a CDS encoding S-methyl-5'-thioadenosine phosphorylase, translating into MGLPQAEIGVFGGTGFYRFLSDVEEVTVQTPYGPPSAPVAVGELEGRRVAFLPRHGRAHELPAHRVNYRANLWAMRRLGATRVLAPCSVGSLRPELKPGELVLCDQLVDRTRGRGDTYFDGPVLNCISFADPYCSELRPLLAAASRAEGVTAHPTGTVVVIQGPRFSTRAESRWFSAQGWDVVNMTQYPECVLARELGLCYAGIALVTDYDAGLAGIDGIEAVSMEVVFRVMRENVAKVQRVLTATLPAIPTERSCLCGDGTVDPG; encoded by the coding sequence GTGGGGCTACCGCAGGCCGAGATCGGCGTCTTCGGAGGTACCGGCTTCTACCGGTTCCTGTCCGACGTCGAGGAGGTAACCGTCCAGACCCCCTATGGCCCGCCGTCGGCCCCGGTGGCCGTGGGCGAGCTCGAGGGCCGCCGGGTGGCCTTCCTGCCCCGGCACGGCCGTGCCCACGAACTGCCGGCCCACCGGGTCAACTACCGGGCCAACCTGTGGGCCATGCGGCGCCTGGGGGCCACCCGGGTGCTGGCCCCGTGCAGCGTGGGTTCGCTGCGGCCCGAACTGAAGCCCGGCGAGCTGGTGCTGTGCGACCAGCTCGTCGACCGCACCCGGGGCCGGGGTGACACCTACTTCGACGGCCCCGTGCTCAACTGCATCTCCTTCGCCGACCCTTATTGCTCGGAGTTGCGCCCTTTGCTGGCCGCCGCCTCCCGGGCCGAGGGCGTCACCGCCCACCCCACGGGGACGGTGGTCGTCATCCAAGGACCACGCTTTTCCACCCGGGCCGAGTCCCGGTGGTTCAGCGCCCAGGGCTGGGACGTGGTGAACATGACCCAGTACCCCGAGTGCGTCCTGGCCCGGGAGCTAGGCCTCTGTTATGCCGGCATCGCCCTGGTCACCGACTACGACGCCGGTCTGGCGGGTATCGACGGCATCGAGGCCGTCAGCATGGAGGTGGTGTTCCGGGTCATGCGCGAGAACGTCGCCAAGGTGCAGCGGGTGCTGACCGCGACGCTGCCCGCCATACCGACCGAGCGGTCGTGCCTGTGCGGCGACGGGACTGTCGACCCGGGCTAA